GCGATTTGCACGCTGGAAATATCAATCTGCTCGTAGCCGCGTTTAGCCAGCGTGGCATCCAGTACGGCGTTTTGCGCGGTCAGCTTGAAGATGCTGGGCAAGCCCGCAGCCGCAAACCGTTGCTCGCAATACGCCAGCTTTTCCGGCTCAGCCAGCACGCCTTCATATAACGGCGTCACCGAATTCGCCCGCTTGGTATAACCATCAGCAAAACGTAGCAGCCAGCCATCGAACAGTTCGGTCGAAATGGCGGGCCAGGCGCTTTGCGTAATGCCTTCAAGCAAGGCGATCTGCGTTGTCATTTACAGCGCCGGAGCCTTGGTGTGCCAGTCGGTGACTTGTTGATACTGATGCGCGGCATTCAACAGTTTGGCTTCAGCAAAATAGTTGCCAATCAGCTGCATGCCAATCGGGCGACCATTGGCCGCAAACCCCACCGGGTGGCTAATGCCGGGCAAACCCGCCAGGTTCACGCCCAATGTGTAGATATCGGCCAGATACATGGCGACGGGATCATCCGACTTTTCACCCAGATTCCACGCTGCAGTTGGTGCGACTGGCGCGGCGATCACATCGCATTGCGTCAGGCCACGCTGGAAGTCGTCCGCCAGCAAGCGGCGAATTTTCTGCGCTTGCAGGTAGTAAGCATCGTAATAACCGTGGCTGAGCACATAAGCGCCAGTCAGAATCCGGCGTTTGACTTCCCAGCCAAAACCTTCGGCACGGCTCTTTTCGTACATTTCGGTCAGGCCGTCATACTGCGCCGCACGGTGACCGTAACGCACGCCGTCAAAGCGACTCAGGTTGCTCGATGCCTCAGCCGGGGCGATCACGTAATACGCCGGGATCGCCATGCGCGTGTTCGGCAGCGAAATCTCGACGATGGTTGCGCCCAGCTTTTTGTATTCGGCAATGGCGGCGTCAATAGCACCGGCGACATCTGCAGCCAGCCCTTCGGCAAAGTATTCTTTGGGCAGGCCAATCTTCAAACCGGCCAATGGCTGGTTCAGTTCGCGAGCGTAGTCTTCTTTCGGGCGATCCAGGCTGGTGGCGTCGCGCTCGTCAAAGCCGGACATCACGTTCAGCAGCAGCGCGCAGTCCTCTGCCGATTTGCCGATAGGGCCGCCTTGATCCAGCGAGGAGGCAAACGCCACCATGCCGAAGCGACTAACCACACCGTAAGTCGGCTTGATACCGGTTACGCCGCAGAACGCCGCCGGTTGGCGAATAGAGCCGCCGGTATCGGTCGCGGTAGCAATCGGCGCCAGCCGTGCGGCAACCGCAGCAGCCGAGCCACCGGACGAGCCACCGGGCACGGCCAGTTTGTCCCACGGATTTTTCACCGCGCCAAAAAAGCTGTTCTCGTTGGAAGAGCCCATGGCGAACTCATCCATATTGGTGCGGCCCAGCGTCACCAGACCGGCTTTCTCACACAGTTCGACCACGTGGGCGGAATACGGAGACACAAAGTCCTCCAGCATTTTCGAGCCGCAAGTGGTCAGCCAGCCTTCCTGACAGAAGATATCTTTGTGTGCCAGCGGAATACCGGTCAGCAAACCGGCATTACCGGCAGCGCGCGTGGCATCAGCCGCTTTGGCCTGTGCCAGGGTTTTGTCTTCATCGAGCGTGATGAAGGCATTGAGCTCGCCGTTATAGGCCTTGGCGCGCTTGAGGTATTCACCTGCCAATTCAACGGCAGAAAATTCGCCGGCCGCCAGCGAGGCAGCCAGTTGCTTGATACTTTTTTCAAACATGGTCTGGACCTATCTAATCAAGCTTTCTCGTCAACGTAGCCCATGCCACATTCAACAAGGTCGATCAGGGTGTGGATGACTTTGATATGGATTTCCTGGATGCGGTCTGCATAGCCAAAGTGCGGCACGATGATTTCTACATCGGCCACGCCTTTGAGTTTCCCGCCATCCTTGCCCATCAACAGCAGCACTTTCATGCCGCGAGATTTCGCTTCGTCTACGGCGCGGATGATATTGGCCGAGTTACCGCTGGTGGTAATGCCAACCAGCAGATCGCCTTTCTGACCAAATGCCGCTACGTAGCGGGCAAAAATCTCGTTAAAGCCGTAATCGTTGGCCACGCAGGTAATGTGCGAAGGGTCAGACACGGCCATCGCGGGCAAAGCCGGGCGATCACCGCGATAGCGGCCAGACAGTTCTTCGGCAAAGTGCATAGCGTCGCAGTGCGAGCCGCCATTGCCGCAAGAAATCGCCTTGCCACCGGCCTTGAATGTTTGCACCAGCAAGTCGCCCGCGGCATCGATAGACGCCAGCAAGGCCTCGTCAGCACAGACTTTGGCGAGGACTTCGGCGGCTTCGTTGAAATGTTGCGCTACCCGAGAGACGCTCATTCGAGCACCTTTGGCACCAGATACAAGCCGTTTTCAACGGCAGGAGCAATGGACTGGAAGGCCTCGCGGCGGTTAGCGGCGGTCGCCACATCTTCACGCAGGCGCAAATGCACATCCTGGGCATGAGCCATGGGCTCAATGCCGCTGGTATCTATGGCGCGCATCTCTTCGATTAGTCCGAGGATACGGTTAAGCTGCGTCTGCGTAGCCACCGCCTCGTCGTCGGTCACGGCCACGCGCGCCAGCCGCGCGATGCGCCTTACGTCGTCTAGCGAAAGGGACATGGTATTAGCCTTCATTAACATCAACGCAATAGGGTATCATACCGGCCTTGATTCACCGAAGCGCGCAGGCTACAAGAAGACGCCACTTGACAGTGGCATAGAACAAGCCAGTGAGCCTTATACATCTTGCTTTTCCGCATACCCCAAGCCGGAACTTTTGCCGGTGACAAGTGCCGGATTCGCATAACAAAATTCGCGGCTGCCTGTGAGTGTCACAGGTACCTTTTCCGATAGAACCCGATTTTAGATTGAGAGCACACGATGTTTGGCCTCCTCTCCGGCTATTTTGCCAACGATATTGCCATTGACCTGGGCACTGCCAACACCCTGATTTACATGCAAGGCAAGGGCATTGTGCTCGACGAACCCTCTGTGGTTGCCATTCAGCAAGAAGGCGGCCCATCCGGCAAGAAGACCATTCTCGCCGTTGGTGCAGAAGCCAAAAAAATGCTGGGCCGTACACCGGGCAGCATTACCGCCATCCGCCCGATGAAAGACGGCGTGATTGCCGACTTCACCATCACCGAACAAATGCTCAAGCAGTTCATCAAAAAAGTGAACCCGAGCCGTCTGTTCTCCAGCCCTCCGCGCATCGTGATTTGCGTGCCGTGTGGTTCTACCCAGGTAGAACGCCGCGCCATTCGTGAATCGGCGCTGGGTGCTGGCGCACGCAAGGTTGAACTGATTGAAGAACCGATGGCTGCCGCTATCGGTGCTGATCTGCCAGTTGAAGAAGCTACCGGTTCGATGGTGGTGGATATCGGCGGCGGTACGACCGAAGTGGGCGTGATCTCGCTGGGCGGCATCGTTTATGCATCCAGCGTGCGCGTCGGCGGCGACAAGTTTGACGAGTCGATCATCAATTACATCCGTCGCAACTACGGCATGCTGATTGGTGAAACCACTGCGGAAGAAATCAAGAAGCGCATCGGTTCAGCCTTCCCGGGCGCCGAAGTACGCGAGATGGAAGTCAAAGGCCGCAATCTGGCTGAGGGCATTCCGCGCTCGTTCACCATCTCTTCCAACGAAATTCTGGAAGCGCTGACCGAACCGCTGAACCAGATCGTTTCTGCCGTGAAACAAGCGCTGGAACAAACCCCGCCAGAACTGGGTGCCGACATTGCCGAAAAGGGCATGGTGCTGACCGGCGGTGGCGCATTGCTGCGCGATCTGGATCGTTTGCTGATGGAAGAAACCGGCCTGCCGGTTATCGTTGCCGAAGACCCGCTCACCTGCGTGGTGCGTGGTTCCGGCAAGGCACTGGAAAAGCTCGACAAGGGCGGCGTGGTGATCTTCACCAACGACTGATCGACGGTAATAGTCGTTGGTCTATTGTTCGATTTTCCGGGAAAAGCAGCGGGCTGCCAGTTAACAATGCAGCCCGTTTGCTGGTTCTCGTCGCAACGGCGACACGATGCAAGCAACTCAACCAGCCTTTTTCAAGCAAGGCCCAAAGCCGCTGACGCGGCTTTTGATATTTTCAGTGTTATCGCTCGGCCTCGTGGTGGCCGATGCTCGTTTCCAGATGCTGGGACGAGTGCGCGAAGAAGTTTCTGTGGTGCTTTATCCGCTGCAATGGGCGGCCACCGCGCCGTTTGAAGCAGCGCGTAACGCCAGCAACTTTTTGAGTCGTCAGGCCGAATTGCTGGCCGAAAACCGCAAGCTGAACGACGCTCAACTGGTGGCCCAGGCGCAGGCCATGAAGATGCATGCGCTGGAAGCTGAAAACATCCGTTTGCGGCAGCTGACCGAGCGCCAGTCGTCGTTTGGCTCGCCGTCGCAACTGGTCGAGATTCTCTATAACGGTCGTGACCCGTTTACTGCGCGGCTGATTGTGGATCGCGGCGATGCTTCCGGCATCGAGCCGGGTCAGGCGGTGATCGACACGGTCGGCGTCATCGGCCAGATCATTCGCGTCCAGCCACTGACGTCTGAAGTGCGCCTGATCAGTGATCGCGACCAGATGATCCCGGTGATGGTCGAGCGCAACCAGCTGCGCACGGTGGTTTATGGCATGGGCCGCAACCAGCCGCTGGAAGTACGCAATATGGCCCCAAACGTGGATATCCAGAACGGCGATACGCTGGTGACCTCCGGCATTGACGGCATCTACCCAGCCGGTTTGCCGGTCGCCAAAGTGGTGAAAGTCGACCGTTCTGCCAGCAGTGCCTTTGCCCACATCACTTGCGCGCCGCTTGCGCAGGTTGATCAGCATCGCTTCTTGCTGGTGCTCAATACCACCCGCAAGCTCCCCCCCTACCCGGAAGCGCCCGTCGCGCCGGAACCTAAAAAGAAACGGGGTCGCTGATGCCAGTCTCGCGCCAATTGCTGCGCCCGGTGCGTGGCACGCTGATTGCCTTTACCTTCTTGTTCGCACTGATTATCAATCTGCTGCCCTGGCAGGTAGGGCTGGCCAACTTCACGCCTGATTTTGTTGCGCTGTTTATCGTGTACTGGTCGCTCAACCAGCCGCGCCGCGTCGGCATTGCCTGGGCTTTTGTGCTGGGCATTCTGATGGACGTGGGCGATGGCAACGTATTGGGTCAGCACGCATTCGCCTATGTGGTGATTTCGTACCTGACGCTGGCCCGCCAGCGTCAACTCAACATCTTCCCGTTCTGGCAGCAAGCTTTTGTGGCGCTGGGTTTTTTGTGGCTGTCGCAACTGCTGATGATCTTGATCCGTCTGGCTTTGGGCAGCCCGTTTGTTGGCTGGGGCTATTTTGCCGGTAGCGTATTGTCCGCGCTGCTATGGACTCCGCTCTCCAACATCCTGATGATGTACCAACGCAAGCCCAAGTCTGAATCGATATGAGTCGTCGTAGCGAGCTTAAGAATCAACTGGCGGAGCGTTATGCGTTCCAGCTTCGCCTTGCCGCAGCGGCACTGTTTGTCCTGGTCCTGTTCGGCATTCTGGTAGCGCGGTTTTCCTGGCTGCAGGTGATGCAACATGCCCGCTACCAAACACTAGCCGAGCAGAACCGGATTTCGCTGGTGCCGATCGTGCCACCGCGCGGCATTATCTATGACCGCAATGGCGTGATACTTGCGCACAATTTCTCGGCGTACACGCTGGAAATCACCCCATCCAAAGTCGGCCCGCTGGATGACTGCATTAACCGGCTCTCGAAAATCATCGACATCACGCCCAAGGATCGCCGTCGCTTCAAAAAGCTGATGGAAGATACCAAGGACTTTGAGTCGTTGCCGATCAAGACCCGGCTGAACGATGTAGAAGTCGCCAAGTTCGCCGCCAATAGTTATCAATTCCCCGGCGTTGAAGTCAAAGCGCGGCTGTTCCGCCAGTATCCGCTGGGCGAAGTGGCATCGCATCTGATTGGTTATATTGGCCGGATCAACGATGCCGATGTACAAGACCTGGATGACGCGGGCGAACTGCCCAACTATCGCGGCACCGATCACATCGGCAAGGTCGGCATCGAGCAAAGTTACGAACAAGAACTACACGGCACCACCGGCTTTGAAGAAGTCGAGATTGATGCCGGTGGCCGGGCGATTCGCACGCTCAAGCGTACCGCGCCAACGCCGGGCAAGAACCTGGTGCTGTCGGTCGATATCAAACTGCAGCAGATTGCTGAAGATGCCTTTGGTGATCGCAAGGGCGCACTGGTCGCCATCGACCCCAAAACCGGCGGCGTGCTGGCGTTTGTGTCCAAGCCGGGGTTTGATCCCAACCTGTTTGTGGATGGCATTGACCCGCAAAGCTGGAATGATCTGAATACCAGTCCGGACAAACCACTCAACAACCGGGCGTTGCGCGGCACCTATCCGCCAGGCTCCACGTTCAAACCGTTTATGGCGCTAGGCGCGCTGGAAGGCGGTTATCGCTCGGCCAACGCCACCATCAACGATACCGGGGCGTTCAGCTTTGGCGGTCACTCGTTCCGCGACGATAAAGTCGGCGGCCACGGTATTGTGGATATGTATCGCTCCATCGTGGTGTCATGCGACGTGTATTACTACTCGCTGGCCAACGTGATGGGCATTGATGCCATTTCCAAGTTCATGGGCAGCATGGATTTCGGCAGCCCGACCGGTATTGATATCAATGGTGAAGTCGGCGGCGTGTTGCCGTCGCAAGAGTGGAAGCGCAAGCGCTTTCGCACTCCGGCTACCCAGAAATGGTATGCCGGTGAAACGATCTCGATCGGTATTGGTCAGGGCTACAACGCTTATACGCCGCTGCAAATGGCGCATGCGACCGCCACGATTGCCAACTCGGGTGTGATGTACCACCCGCACCTGGTCCAGTTTATTGTGGATGGCACCAACGGTGCGCGCACCCAGGTTGAGCCCAAGCCGGAAAAAATCCTGCCGTGGAAGCAAGCCAACGTCGATGTGGTCAAACACGCGATGGAAGGCGTGATCAAGGAAGGGACCGGCGCCAAGGCCTTTGCTGGCGCGCAATACACCGCGGCCGGTAAAACCGGTACGGCGCAGGTTTATAGTTTGAAAGGCGGCAAATATTCTGAGAGCGGCACCAAGGCCCACTTGCGTGACCATGCCTGGTTTATTGCTTACGCCCCGGCCGAAGACCCCAAGATTGCGCTGGCCGTGCTGGTCGAAAACGGGGGTTGGGGCGCGGCTGCAGCGGCACCTATCGCCCGTCAGGTACTCGATTACTATCTCACTGGCAAACAGCCAACGCAGGCGGCATCGGAAGTGGAGAGCAGCGACAGTGATTAAGGAATATTTCCGGCGCTTTATCCGCCCTATTGATCCGTGGCTGCTGCTGTTTACCTTTCTGGTGTTCTTGCTGTCCACCATCGTGCTGTATTCGGCATCCAACCAGGACATGGACAAGATCAGCGACAAGTTCACCTTTCTGGGTGTGGCGCTGTGTGTGATGTGGGTGTTGGCCAGCATGCCGCTGCAAGTGCTGATGCGACTGGCTTTACCCATGTATGTATTTGGCGTGTTGCTGCTGATTGCCGTGGCGCTGTTTGGCTCATCCAGCCATGGCGCCAAACGCTGGCTCAATATCGGCGTCACCAAGATCCAGCCGTCCGAATTGATGAAGATGGCGCTGCCGCTGATGCTGGCCTGGTATTTCCATCAATTTGAAGCGCATCTGAACTGGAAGCACTTTATCTCGGCCGCGTTGATGATCGTGCTGCCGGTCGGGCTCATCATGAAACAGCCCGACTTGGGCACCAGTTTGCTGATCGCCGCTGCCGGTTTTTATGTGCTGTTCTTTGCCGGTTTGTCGTGGAAGCTGATTGGCGTGATGGTCATGGCGGGCGGCGGTCTGGCCTATGTGGTCACTCACTGGCCGTTATGTATTCATATCCTGCGCGAATACCAATGCCAGCGCGTCGCCACCATGCTCGATCCAATGCAGGATCCGCTGGGTGCGGGTTATCACATTATTCAGGGCACCATTGCCATTGGCTCGGGTGGCATGTTTGGCAAGGGCTGGCTTAACGGCACGCAGACCCACCTGGATTTCATTCCAGAACGCACCACCGACTTTATTTTTGCCGTGTTCGGCGAAGAGTTCGGTCTGGCCGGCAATATCGTATTGGTGTTGCTGTATCTCATGCTGATCGGCCGTGGTCTGACCATTGCCAACAATGCCTCTACCCTGTTTGGCCGCTTGCTAGCCGGCTCGCTGACCCTGACCTTTTTCACCTATGCCTTCGTCAATATGGGCATGGTGTCCGGCATTCTGCCGGTGGTGGGCGTGCCGCTGCCGCTGGTGTCGTATGGCGGCACTTCCATGGTGTCGCTAATGGCCGCCTTCGGTATTCTGATGAGTGTGGGCAAAGATCGTAAATTGATGAAAGTGTAGGTGCGTGAGCTCACTGCGTTCGCACCTGTGCATGCGTCGCTGAGCGTACAAACCCTGCGTTGGGTACGGGAGAAAATGTGAAGAAATGGTTCAAGCGCGCTGCCGTTTGCGGCGGCGCCGTCTTGCTGGTGGCCTGCGGTAGCGCTCCGCGCAAACCCGCTCCCACCGCACCTGCCACCCCGTCTGGCGAAGCACCGCCCGCACAGCTCTCCGGCACTCCCTCTCCGTATCATTGCGCGTATACCGCCGGAGCCCAAGGCAGCGGCGGGTTTTATCTGGATGACGGTCCGCACGACACTTTGCCACCGTGGATCGACCTGGTGCCAGAACCCGTCCCGCGCTGGGAGCCACTCAATCGCTTCGCCAATAATCCGTACACGGTATTGGGCCAGAGTTTTACTCCGCTCAAGAGCCCTGGCAGCCTGAAACAACAAGGCACGGCATCGTGGTATGGCCGCAAGTTCCATGGGCAGAAAACCTCCAGCGGCGAGGTTTATGACATGTACACCATGACGGCGGCCTCACCGATTCTGCCGATTCCGAGCTATGCGCGGGTTACCAACACCAAAAATGGCCGCAGCATCATTGTGCGAGTCAATGATCGTGGTCCGTTCAAGAAAGGCCGGGTGATGGATTTATCCTTCCTCGCCGCCTGCCGTCTGGGTTATGCCATGAACGGTAGCACCGACGTGGTGGTGGAAAGCCTGGCGCCCGGCCAGCCGATTCCCACCGATACGCCGCAACTGGCTACAGCCCCCGCCGCAGTTGTAACCACCCCGCTGGCTGATGCAGGTGCCACAACCACCAGCCAACCACTGCCCGCTGCGCCGGTCGTTGCAGAAAAACCGGAACCCGTCCCGGTGACGGTTTCAGCCGCCGGAGTATATCTGCAGCTCGGCGCATTCAGTTCATTGGGAAACGCCGAGAATTTCCGTGACCATTGGGCGCGTGATCTGGAAGGCGATGCCGCCAAACTCGGCATCCAGTCCAGCGGCAATATCCACCGCGTGCGTCTGGGGCCATACCCGGATCGCCAGGCCGCGCTGGCTGCCGCCGAACGCCTCACCGGCGACCATAACCTGCAAGCGGTGATCTCCCGCTGACAGCAGGATTTGTCGAGCCAGGCTGACGAAAAGCGGTTGCCGGGTACGAAGTGTCTCTTCTGCCCGACGCCGCGTTGCCAAGGCCGCTGCTTTACTCAAAAATGAGCATCCATATTTTTGAGAGTAGCAATGGTGCAGCAGCCCCGGTCTTCGCAAGAGCAGGATGCGGGTCACTCTTTTAGCCAGATCCGCAAGATCCTGATTTCACTGTTTCTGCTGGTTTTGCTATTTGCACTTGGCGTCATTGCCTGGTCGATTTATCGCAGCTACCTGGATCGTGTTGCCGCCGCCGAACAGCAGATGCTGACGCTGGCACGTTCGCTGGACGAGCACGTGGGGCGCACTCTCGACGCCTCGGTCGAATCGCTCTACACCTTGCGCAATGATGAAAAATTGCGAGCTTGCCTGACCAGCACGGATCGCGACTGTCTGCACGAGATTCTCAAGAAAACGGCCAGCCGCTTTACCCAGGTCAGCAGTTACTCTGTCATCAGCGCCAATGGCGATTTGCTCGCCTCCTCCACTGACGGCCCCTTACCGGATCGGAATCTCGCGCAAACCCGGTATTTCCGCGTCGCCAGCGCCCAACCCAATCTGCCCTGGTATGTGGGTGAACAGCAAAGCGACCCGGCCAGCGATGCAAGCATCATTCCGGTTGCTGCCAATATTAGTGACCAACACGGCGGCACCCTGGGTGTCTTGGTTGCAGGCTTAAGCCCAGGCTACTTCTACCGGTTTTATGAATCTATCGACCGCAGCAACCAGCTGACAATTCGCCTGTTTCGCGACGATGGCATTCTGCTGTTGC
This genomic interval from Silvimonas soli contains the following:
- the gatA gene encoding Asp-tRNA(Asn)/Glu-tRNA(Gln) amidotransferase subunit GatA, which produces MFEKSIKQLAASLAAGEFSAVELAGEYLKRAKAYNGELNAFITLDEDKTLAQAKAADATRAAGNAGLLTGIPLAHKDIFCQEGWLTTCGSKMLEDFVSPYSAHVVELCEKAGLVTLGRTNMDEFAMGSSNENSFFGAVKNPWDKLAVPGGSSGGSAAAVAARLAPIATATDTGGSIRQPAAFCGVTGIKPTYGVVSRFGMVAFASSLDQGGPIGKSAEDCALLLNVMSGFDERDATSLDRPKEDYARELNQPLAGLKIGLPKEYFAEGLAADVAGAIDAAIAEYKKLGATIVEISLPNTRMAIPAYYVIAPAEASSNLSRFDGVRYGHRAAQYDGLTEMYEKSRAEGFGWEVKRRILTGAYVLSHGYYDAYYLQAQKIRRLLADDFQRGLTQCDVIAAPVAPTAAWNLGEKSDDPVAMYLADIYTLGVNLAGLPGISHPVGFAANGRPIGMQLIGNYFAEAKLLNAAHQYQQVTDWHTKAPAL
- the gatC gene encoding Asp-tRNA(Asn)/Glu-tRNA(Gln) amidotransferase subunit GatC produces the protein MSLSLDDVRRIARLARVAVTDDEAVATQTQLNRILGLIEEMRAIDTSGIEPMAHAQDVHLRLREDVATAANRREAFQSIAPAVENGLYLVPKVLE
- the lpcA gene encoding D-sedoheptulose 7-phosphate isomerase, whose translation is MSVSRVAQHFNEAAEVLAKVCADEALLASIDAAGDLLVQTFKAGGKAISCGNGGSHCDAMHFAEELSGRYRGDRPALPAMAVSDPSHITCVANDYGFNEIFARYVAAFGQKGDLLVGITTSGNSANIIRAVDEAKSRGMKVLLLMGKDGGKLKGVADVEIIVPHFGYADRIQEIHIKVIHTLIDLVECGMGYVDEKA
- the mrdA gene encoding penicillin-binding protein 2 — its product is MSRRSELKNQLAERYAFQLRLAAAALFVLVLFGILVARFSWLQVMQHARYQTLAEQNRISLVPIVPPRGIIYDRNGVILAHNFSAYTLEITPSKVGPLDDCINRLSKIIDITPKDRRRFKKLMEDTKDFESLPIKTRLNDVEVAKFAANSYQFPGVEVKARLFRQYPLGEVASHLIGYIGRINDADVQDLDDAGELPNYRGTDHIGKVGIEQSYEQELHGTTGFEEVEIDAGGRAIRTLKRTAPTPGKNLVLSVDIKLQQIAEDAFGDRKGALVAIDPKTGGVLAFVSKPGFDPNLFVDGIDPQSWNDLNTSPDKPLNNRALRGTYPPGSTFKPFMALGALEGGYRSANATINDTGAFSFGGHSFRDDKVGGHGIVDMYRSIVVSCDVYYYSLANVMGIDAISKFMGSMDFGSPTGIDINGEVGGVLPSQEWKRKRFRTPATQKWYAGETISIGIGQGYNAYTPLQMAHATATIANSGVMYHPHLVQFIVDGTNGARTQVEPKPEKILPWKQANVDVVKHAMEGVIKEGTGAKAFAGAQYTAAGKTGTAQVYSLKGGKYSESGTKAHLRDHAWFIAYAPAEDPKIALAVLVENGGWGAAAAAPIARQVLDYYLTGKQPTQAASEVESSDSD
- a CDS encoding rod shape-determining protein, which codes for MFGLLSGYFANDIAIDLGTANTLIYMQGKGIVLDEPSVVAIQQEGGPSGKKTILAVGAEAKKMLGRTPGSITAIRPMKDGVIADFTITEQMLKQFIKKVNPSRLFSSPPRIVICVPCGSTQVERRAIRESALGAGARKVELIEEPMAAAIGADLPVEEATGSMVVDIGGGTTEVGVISLGGIVYASSVRVGGDKFDESIINYIRRNYGMLIGETTAEEIKKRIGSAFPGAEVREMEVKGRNLAEGIPRSFTISSNEILEALTEPLNQIVSAVKQALEQTPPELGADIAEKGMVLTGGGALLRDLDRLLMEETGLPVIVAEDPLTCVVRGSGKALEKLDKGGVVIFTND
- the mreC gene encoding rod shape-determining protein MreC, whose translation is MQATQPAFFKQGPKPLTRLLIFSVLSLGLVVADARFQMLGRVREEVSVVLYPLQWAATAPFEAARNASNFLSRQAELLAENRKLNDAQLVAQAQAMKMHALEAENIRLRQLTERQSSFGSPSQLVEILYNGRDPFTARLIVDRGDASGIEPGQAVIDTVGVIGQIIRVQPLTSEVRLISDRDQMIPVMVERNQLRTVVYGMGRNQPLEVRNMAPNVDIQNGDTLVTSGIDGIYPAGLPVAKVVKVDRSASSAFAHITCAPLAQVDQHRFLLVLNTTRKLPPYPEAPVAPEPKKKRGR
- the mreD gene encoding rod shape-determining protein MreD, whose product is MPVSRQLLRPVRGTLIAFTFLFALIINLLPWQVGLANFTPDFVALFIVYWSLNQPRRVGIAWAFVLGILMDVGDGNVLGQHAFAYVVISYLTLARQRQLNIFPFWQQAFVALGFLWLSQLLMILIRLALGSPFVGWGYFAGSVLSALLWTPLSNILMMYQRKPKSESI
- a CDS encoding septal ring lytic transglycosylase RlpA family protein, whose product is MKKWFKRAAVCGGAVLLVACGSAPRKPAPTAPATPSGEAPPAQLSGTPSPYHCAYTAGAQGSGGFYLDDGPHDTLPPWIDLVPEPVPRWEPLNRFANNPYTVLGQSFTPLKSPGSLKQQGTASWYGRKFHGQKTSSGEVYDMYTMTAASPILPIPSYARVTNTKNGRSIIVRVNDRGPFKKGRVMDLSFLAACRLGYAMNGSTDVVVESLAPGQPIPTDTPQLATAPAAVVTTPLADAGATTTSQPLPAAPVVAEKPEPVPVTVSAAGVYLQLGAFSSLGNAENFRDHWARDLEGDAAKLGIQSSGNIHRVRLGPYPDRQAALAAAERLTGDHNLQAVISR
- the rodA gene encoding rod shape-determining protein RodA translates to MIKEYFRRFIRPIDPWLLLFTFLVFLLSTIVLYSASNQDMDKISDKFTFLGVALCVMWVLASMPLQVLMRLALPMYVFGVLLLIAVALFGSSSHGAKRWLNIGVTKIQPSELMKMALPLMLAWYFHQFEAHLNWKHFISAALMIVLPVGLIMKQPDLGTSLLIAAAGFYVLFFAGLSWKLIGVMVMAGGGLAYVVTHWPLCIHILREYQCQRVATMLDPMQDPLGAGYHIIQGTIAIGSGGMFGKGWLNGTQTHLDFIPERTTDFIFAVFGEEFGLAGNIVLVLLYLMLIGRGLTIANNASTLFGRLLAGSLTLTFFTYAFVNMGMVSGILPVVGVPLPLVSYGGTSMVSLMAAFGILMSVGKDRKLMKV